Proteins from a single region of Campylobacter concisus:
- a CDS encoding C69 family dipeptidase, translating into MKGKILASIVAMSVILGTSSLACTTILVGDKASNDGSMLVARSADSKAVKAQVFLIHPAKKNQTGMHSSKAHDGANDFTYPLPKDGMRYTTIANSHTKLHGAVGYNEAGVGLSGTETIYAKDELLKIDPYNEESGITEDDIPDVLLPRMKSAKEGVKLLGEIVETKGAGEGFGVVFIDANELWYFETGTGHKWIATKIAPDEYFVTANQGRLQNYKENDPNFMGAKDVIKFAIDNKTYDPAKDGEFNFTKAYTRDDERDVTYNYPRVCWVQSMFNPSLKQDFADGQKFPVFLKPEKKLSVEDLKAAMRAHYNGTAFDNYASKDEDKKNIYRAISVFRTYESHVMQVRPWLPKEIGRVTYVALGMADLSVYLPYYEGLDGFIKGYSDGSYDADDTSIYWVYRKLQTLVMTDYEKYSPVVKEAYAKFEKELAVKQAKFEDEYVKLYKKDKKKADKLLNEFSQKTMQEAKDLTQELTNKVFTMLTADMDAKLKSLNKGKKD; encoded by the coding sequence ATGAAAGGCAAAATTCTTGCATCAATCGTCGCTATGAGTGTGATTTTAGGCACAAGTAGCTTGGCATGCACTACCATTTTAGTAGGAGATAAAGCTTCAAACGACGGCTCCATGCTGGTTGCCAGGAGTGCAGATAGTAAGGCTGTAAAGGCACAAGTCTTTTTGATCCATCCAGCAAAGAAAAACCAAACTGGTATGCATAGCTCAAAGGCACATGACGGCGCAAATGACTTTACATATCCGCTTCCAAAAGATGGCATGAGATACACAACCATCGCAAACTCTCATACAAAACTTCACGGAGCGGTCGGCTACAACGAGGCTGGCGTTGGCCTAAGCGGCACTGAGACTATTTACGCAAAAGATGAGCTTTTAAAGATCGACCCATATAACGAAGAGAGTGGCATCACAGAAGATGACATCCCAGACGTGCTTTTGCCACGTATGAAGAGTGCAAAAGAGGGTGTTAAGCTTCTTGGCGAGATAGTGGAGACAAAGGGCGCTGGAGAAGGCTTTGGCGTAGTATTTATTGACGCAAACGAGCTTTGGTACTTTGAAACAGGTACAGGCCACAAATGGATCGCCACAAAGATCGCTCCAGATGAGTATTTCGTTACCGCAAACCAAGGCAGACTTCAAAACTATAAAGAGAATGATCCAAATTTCATGGGAGCAAAAGACGTCATTAAATTTGCGATCGATAACAAGACTTATGACCCTGCAAAAGATGGCGAATTTAACTTCACAAAGGCTTATACAAGGGATGATGAAAGAGATGTGACTTACAACTACCCACGCGTTTGCTGGGTGCAAAGCATGTTTAACCCAAGCTTAAAACAAGACTTCGCCGATGGTCAGAAATTCCCAGTATTTTTAAAACCAGAGAAAAAACTAAGTGTTGAAGATCTAAAAGCTGCGATGAGAGCCCACTACAACGGCACTGCGTTTGATAACTACGCTAGTAAAGATGAAGATAAGAAAAACATCTACCGCGCTATAAGCGTCTTTAGAACATACGAGTCTCACGTCATGCAGGTGCGCCCATGGCTACCAAAAGAGATTGGACGCGTAACTTATGTCGCTCTTGGTATGGCTGATCTTAGCGTTTATTTGCCGTATTACGAGGGGCTTGATGGCTTTATAAAAGGCTACTCAGATGGCTCATACGACGCTGATGACACTTCGATATACTGGGTTTATAGAAAGCTTCAAACCCTTGTAATGACTGACTATGAGAAGTATTCGCCAGTGGTAAAAGAGGCATACGCTAAATTTGAAAAAGAGTTGGCGGTAAAACAGGCTAAATTTGAAGATGAGTATGTGAAACTTTATAAAAAAGATAAGAAAAAAGCGGACAAACTCTTAAATGAATTTAGCCAAAAGACAATGCAAGAGGCTAAGGACTTAACACAGGAGCTTACGAACAAGGTCTTTACTATGCTTACAGCTGATATGGATGCTAAGCTAAAATCCCTAAATAAAGGCAAAAAAGACTAA
- the rpmI gene encoding 50S ribosomal protein L35, giving the protein MPKMKTVRGAAKRFKVGKNKIKRGSAFRSHILTKKPSKRMRDLRGPQYVDSTNVPAVRKMLGV; this is encoded by the coding sequence ATGCCAAAGATGAAAACCGTTCGCGGTGCTGCTAAGCGCTTTAAAGTAGGTAAAAATAAGATAAAAAGAGGCTCTGCTTTTAGAAGCCATATCTTAACAAAAAAACCTAGTAAGCGTATGAGAGATTTGCGTGGCCCACAATACGTGGACAGCACAAATGTCCCAGCCGTTCGCAAAATGCTCGGCGTATAA
- the rplT gene encoding 50S ribosomal protein L20 gives MARVKTGVVRRRRHKKVLKLARGFFSARHKHFRKAKEQLERSLVYAYRDRRQKKRDFRRLWIVRINAACRLNDISYSRFINGLNKAKIELDRKILADLAMNDAKAFAALAKQAKDALK, from the coding sequence ATGGCAAGAGTAAAAACAGGCGTAGTTAGAAGAAGACGCCATAAGAAAGTTTTAAAGCTAGCACGTGGCTTTTTCAGTGCTAGACATAAACACTTTAGAAAAGCTAAAGAGCAACTAGAGAGAAGTTTAGTTTATGCATACCGCGACAGACGCCAGAAAAAACGCGATTTCAGACGTTTATGGATCGTTCGTATCAACGCAGCTTGCAGACTAAACGACATTAGCTATTCAAGATTTATCAATGGCTTAAACAAAGCTAAGATCGAACTTGATAGAAAAATTTTAGCTGATCTAGCTATGAATGACGCGAAGGCATTTGCGGCACTTGCAAAACAAGCAAAAGATGCTTTGAAATAA
- the dapF gene encoding diaminopimelate epimerase, with product MQVSKYNASGNDFVIFHTFLNKDRSELARQICSRTNGVGADGLIVLLPYEKGVKWEFYNSDGSYAAMCGNGSRAAARYAYLNGLVRSSEFALLTGSGEVMASVKDECIEVVLTSPKILSEPLNEGGKTWYFYDTGVPHLVNFTQNLDEFDVKECKALRQKYNANVNLAKFDGEVLKVRTYERGVEDETLACGTGMAACFYGTTLNLNAAQCLKVYPKSGEELGLRLENGKILFSGAVKHCFDTSIEI from the coding sequence ATGCAAGTGTCAAAGTACAACGCTAGTGGCAATGATTTTGTCATATTTCATACATTTTTGAACAAAGATAGAAGCGAGCTAGCAAGGCAAATTTGCAGCCGAACAAATGGCGTAGGAGCTGACGGGCTAATAGTACTTTTGCCTTACGAAAAGGGTGTGAAATGGGAGTTTTACAACAGCGACGGAAGCTACGCTGCGATGTGTGGCAATGGTTCGCGTGCGGCCGCTAGATATGCCTATCTAAACGGCCTTGTAAGATCGAGCGAATTTGCTCTGCTAACTGGTAGCGGTGAGGTGATGGCAAGCGTGAAAGATGAGTGCATCGAGGTTGTGCTAACAAGTCCAAAAATTTTAAGCGAGCCACTAAATGAAGGCGGTAAAACTTGGTATTTTTACGATACAGGCGTGCCACATCTTGTAAATTTCACGCAAAATTTAGATGAATTTGACGTCAAAGAGTGCAAAGCGCTTCGTCAAAAATACAATGCAAATGTAAATTTAGCCAAATTTGATGGCGAAGTTTTAAAGGTTAGAACCTACGAAAGGGGCGTAGAGGACGAGACGCTAGCTTGTGGCACTGGCATGGCGGCTTGCTTTTACGGCACTACTTTAAATTTAAACGCAGCGCAATGCCTAAAAGTCTATCCAAAAAGCGGCGAGGAGCTTGGTCTTAGACTAGAAAACGGCAAAATTTTATTTAGTGGAGCGGTGAAACACTGTTTTGATACGAGTATTGAAATTTAG
- the coaE gene encoding dephospho-CoA kinase (Dephospho-CoA kinase (CoaE) performs the final step in coenzyme A biosynthesis.), whose translation MQKFPNAYVITGSIASGKSTAINLLKERGFSVIDADVIAHEQLEICKCEIMKFFGEQILDETGKIERKKLGAIVFNDPKKLKILEQILHPKIKEEILSRATKLEHLEQVYFVDIPLFFEKEDRYAEFKNVAVIYAPKELLLSRLMSRNGLKLEEAKVRVELQIDIEQKRKKANFIIDNSGDKENLEQELEKFLRQICG comes from the coding sequence TTGCAGAAATTTCCAAACGCTTATGTCATTACAGGCTCTATTGCTAGCGGTAAAAGTACGGCTATAAATTTGCTAAAAGAGCGAGGCTTTAGCGTGATTGATGCGGACGTGATCGCTCATGAACAGCTTGAAATTTGTAAATGTGAGATAATGAAATTTTTTGGAGAGCAAATTTTAGATGAGACTGGCAAGATAGAGCGCAAAAAACTAGGTGCCATTGTCTTTAATGATCCAAAAAAATTAAAAATTTTAGAGCAAATTTTGCATCCAAAGATAAAGGAAGAAATTTTATCTCGCGCTACGAAGCTTGAGCATTTGGAGCAGGTTTATTTTGTCGATATTCCTTTATTTTTTGAAAAAGAGGATCGCTACGCTGAGTTTAAAAATGTTGCCGTGATTTACGCACCAAAAGAGCTTTTGCTAAGCCGCCTAATGAGCCGAAACGGTCTAAAATTAGAAGAAGCAAAAGTAAGAGTGGAGCTTCAGATAGATATTGAGCAAAAGCGAAAAAAAGCAAATTTCATCATAGATAATAGTGGCGATAAAGAAAATTTAGAGCAAGAACTAGAGAAATTTCTAAGGCAAATTTGTGGCTGA
- the purM gene encoding phosphoribosylformylglycinamidine cyclo-ligase, with translation MISYKDAGVDIDAGNSFVEAIKPFVKSTQTPNVIGGIGSFSGAVRLPSGYKNPAILGATDGVGTKLRLAIDAKKFDGVGEDLVAMCVNDLICNFATPLFFLDYYATAKLEIESAKEVVKSIANGCKKAQCALIGGETAEMPSMYEKGDFDLAGFAVGIAEADEIDRSKFVKAGDILVALPSSGLHSNGFSLARKVVSELGLKFDEKVGERKLIDVLLEPTRIYVSDFLRLKDKITAMAHITGGGIVENLPRVFPAGLGAKVQKSAIKTPEIFKIIAQKVEDSEMMRTFNMGVGMILVVPKENVDAAIASSDGYVIGEVINGKGVELV, from the coding sequence ATGATAAGCTATAAAGATGCTGGAGTGGATATAGATGCTGGAAATAGCTTTGTTGAGGCGATAAAGCCTTTCGTAAAATCTACACAAACACCAAACGTTATAGGTGGCATTGGGTCATTTTCAGGAGCGGTCAGACTACCAAGCGGATATAAAAATCCAGCCATTTTGGGAGCGACTGATGGCGTTGGCACAAAGCTTCGCCTAGCTATCGACGCTAAGAAATTTGACGGCGTGGGTGAGGATCTAGTCGCAATGTGCGTAAATGATCTCATCTGCAACTTCGCTACACCGCTCTTTTTCCTTGATTACTACGCGACTGCAAAGCTTGAGATAGAGAGTGCCAAAGAGGTGGTAAAAAGTATCGCAAATGGCTGCAAAAAGGCGCAATGCGCACTTATCGGCGGCGAGACAGCGGAGATGCCATCGATGTATGAAAAAGGCGACTTCGATCTTGCTGGATTTGCCGTTGGTATCGCTGAGGCTGATGAGATCGACAGAAGCAAATTTGTAAAAGCTGGTGATATTTTAGTCGCACTTCCAAGCAGTGGCCTGCACTCAAATGGCTTTTCACTAGCAAGAAAAGTGGTAAGCGAGCTTGGACTAAAATTTGATGAAAAAGTAGGTGAGCGAAAGCTCATCGACGTACTTCTTGAGCCAACTAGAATTTACGTGAGCGACTTTTTAAGATTAAAAGATAAGATTACAGCAATGGCGCATATAACTGGCGGCGGCATAGTTGAAAACTTGCCTCGCGTCTTCCCTGCTGGGCTTGGTGCAAAGGTGCAAAAAAGCGCTATAAAAACGCCTGAAATTTTTAAAATCATCGCTCAAAAAGTAGAAGATAGCGAGATGATGAGAACCTTTAACATGGGCGTTGGCATGATCCTAGTTGTGCCTAAAGAAAACGTCGATGCTGCCATAGCTAGCAGCGATGGCTACGTGATCGGCGAAGTTATAAACGGTAAAGGCGTAGAGCTAGTTTAA
- a CDS encoding RDD family protein, which translates to MAKQKAKIAPIWARVKAFIIDLFIIGMPIFYATTYLVLDGKEVFLHNQIAIFGANSLISLIICLFFSIKAQTPGYKAQEIYLINLKTGRKLSFFHTILRQICFAFAGFSILGLCLCFFRKDKLNLHDIITHSAAVQRSEG; encoded by the coding sequence TTGGCAAAGCAAAAGGCAAAAATCGCACCTATTTGGGCTAGAGTAAAAGCCTTTATCATCGATCTTTTTATCATCGGTATGCCGATATTTTATGCGACAACATATCTTGTGCTTGATGGCAAAGAGGTATTTTTGCACAACCAAATTGCCATTTTTGGTGCAAATAGCCTGATCTCGCTTATAATATGCCTTTTTTTTAGCATAAAAGCACAAACTCCAGGCTATAAAGCACAAGAAATTTATCTAATAAACCTAAAAACCGGTAGAAAACTAAGCTTTTTTCACACCATCTTGCGCCAAATTTGCTTTGCCTTTGCTGGCTTTAGCATACTTGGACTTTGCCTTTGTTTCTTTAGAAAAGATAAACTAAATCTGCACGACATCATCACTCACTCAGCTGCCGTGCAAAGATCAGAGGGATAA
- a CDS encoding hydroxymethylpyrimidine/phosphomethylpyrimidine kinase, with protein sequence MKKILIIAGSCNSGTAGLQADIKTCARLNCYSATAVTSLVAETTDAVKSVVCLEPSFVKDQLNTLAEEFSFDAIKIGMLFSEEIMEVVREFLLTQNTKVVLDPVCVSKSGHKLIKDSAVAKLKELMSLATVTTPNLDEANVLFGDNYKDLPCDVIVKKHISKDSSIDTLYKKDGSLRNFKTPLVNPLVMSGTGCSFSTALACFLAKGKSLEESIQLSKEYICSIIKESIDTKLGKNRLLWHGAK encoded by the coding sequence ATGAAAAAAATTCTAATCATCGCAGGCTCTTGTAATAGTGGCACAGCTGGGCTTCAAGCAGATATAAAAACATGTGCTAGGCTTAATTGTTATAGTGCAACAGCGGTAACTTCTTTGGTCGCTGAGACTACGGATGCCGTAAAAAGCGTGGTTTGCTTAGAGCCTAGTTTTGTCAAAGATCAGCTAAATACGCTTGCGGAAGAATTTAGCTTTGATGCGATTAAGATAGGTATGTTATTTAGCGAAGAGATTATGGAAGTGGTGCGTGAGTTTTTACTAACTCAAAACACTAAAGTAGTGCTTGATCCAGTTTGCGTCTCAAAAAGCGGACACAAGCTTATAAAAGATAGTGCGGTGGCAAAACTAAAAGAGCTAATGAGCTTAGCTACAGTAACTACTCCAAATTTAGATGAGGCAAATGTGCTTTTTGGCGATAATTATAAAGATTTGCCTTGTGATGTTATCGTAAAGAAACATATCAGCAAAGATAGCAGTATAGACACACTTTATAAAAAAGATGGTTCGCTAAGAAATTTTAAGACCCCACTTGTTAATCCGCTTGTAATGAGTGGAACTGGTTGTAGCTTCTCAACTGCACTTGCTTGCTTTTTAGCAAAGGGCAAGAGCTTAGAGGAGTCTATACAACTTTCAAAAGAGTATATTTGCTCTATCATAAAAGAGAGCATCGATACAAAACTTGGCAAAAATCGCCTACTTTGGCATGGAGCGAAGTAA